ATGACAACGCGGTAGCTGAAGCAGAAAGCATTTTTCCGCTCAAAATCAAATCCAACATACCGTCTTGCAATACTTCGGTATAGCCGGTCAAGTTATCGAAAGGACCATCTTGCAAACCGGCCAATACGGCATTGGCAACGTTACCTACACCGGATTGCAAAGGCAGCAAGTTGGACGGTAAACGACCCATTTTTACTTCATGCGAGAAGAAATCGATAATTTGTGCAGCAATACGCTTGGAATTATCGTCCGGCTCGGCAAATTTTGTATTACGGTCAGGCAAATCGGTAACCACGACGGCAACAACTTTGCTCAAGTCCACATCAAAATAAGGACTACCGATACGCTCATCTGGCGCAGTCAGTGCAATCGGTTTACGGTGCGGAGGAACGCCGATATCCGGATGAATATCATGCATGCCTTCCAATAAAATATTTTGACGGCTATTCACTTCCAAAATGATTTTGTCAGCCGATTTCAACCATTGGTTATTAGTACCTACACCCATAGAAGGGATCACACGACCGTCAGACAAGATTCCGGTTACTTCAATTACCGCAACATCCATCTTACCGTAGAAGCCGAAACGTACTTGTTGCTCCAAGTGAGACAAATGAACATCTACATAATCCACCGCACCTGCATTGATTTGGTTGCGCAAAGTAGGATCAGACTGGAAAGGCGTACGGAAAGCAATGCCGTTTGCGCGCGCTAAAACACCATCGCAATCGTCTGCTGTTGACGCACCGGTCAGCATACCGATAGTAAAATCTTCACCGCGTGCATGGGCAGCCTCCATGAGTTGAGCCAAAGCAGCAGGAACTGCTTTAGGATAACCGGCACCGGTAAAGCCGCTGATGCCGACATTCATACCGTGGCGGATAAATTCAGCAGCTTGCTCGGCCGGCATAATTTTGGCACGCAAGCCTTCATGTTGTACGCGTTCTGCTACGTTGGCAGTCATGAAAATCTCCTCTTGGAAATCCGGCAACCGCCATCAACAAACAAGTTTGGCGACACCGTAAAATTTGATGTTGGAACACTACGGCTCTCATGTAACATGAAGTAGCCGACTCCTGCACAATATATCTTAAAGGTTTTACTATGTAAAGGCAGCCTATAATCGTGAAAGCCCACACTTATCCAGGCATTTATTGTTTTCAATCAAAAAATATTAAAAATCAAAATAATAGGATTCAAATTTAAACCAGTTAGGCCGTCTGAAAATTAAAGCAGTCCGCTTTTACTTGCTGAAAGGCAACCATATTCGAGCCAGAACATACATCAATAGGCCGCCACCACCCAACAGAATAAAAACGATGCCTTTTTTTCTCGCATTGGGACAAAACCAATATACAGCTGTACTGAAACTGAAAAATAACGCCGCAACCACCCACACCAACTGCTTATCTTTATACCGGTTCAAAGTATGGCTTTCACTGATCATGACATACATCTGCCACAAACCTGCCATACACATGCTGATTACACCCGCCGGTAAAAATAAAATACCCAGTAATTCTTTATTCATTATCGTAATTTCTTACATTGAGAGGCCGTCTGAAAAATAAAAACCGCCCTGCACCATTTTACAAGCGCAAAGCGGTTTGCCTTTAAGCGGTCAAATTAACCGTGCAATGCACGTTTGTCCACCGCTAGAGATGCTTCATGCAATACTTCAGACAAAGTAGGATGGGCATGAACGATGCGTGCGATGTCTTCGCTACTTGCAGAGAATTCCATACTCATCACGCCTTCGGCCACCAACTCGGAAACCATCGGGCCGATCATGTGAACACCCAATACGCGGTCGGTTTTGGCACAGGCCAACACTTTTACCGTACCTTTGGCTTTGCCCAAACCTAAAGCGCGACCGTTGGCAGCAAAGCCGGAAGTACCTTTTTTATATTCCACGCCTTCGGCTTTCAGTTGCTCTTCGGTTTTACCTACCCATGCGATTTCGGGGTCGGTGTAAATCACAAACGGGATAGTGTTGAAATCCAAATGCGGTTTTTGACCGGCAATGCGCTCGGCTACTGCAACGCCTTCATCGCTGGCTTTGTGTGCCAACATCGGGCCGCGTACCACATCGCCGATTGCCCATACGTTAGGCAGATTGGTGCGGCATTCTCCGTCCACTTTAATGAAACCGCGCTCGTCTTTTTCCAAACCTACAGCTTCTACATTCAAGCCGTTTGTATTTGGAACACGGCCGATAGAAACAATCAGCTTATCAAAAATCTCTGTTTTGGCTTCACCTTTGGCTGTTTCATAATTCACGGTTACATTGTTGTCACCTTTAACGATATCACCGATTTTTACGCCCAGCTCAATTTCCAAACCTTGTTCTTTAGTGAACACCTTGAATGCTTCTTTAGCAATCTGCTGATCTGCGGCGGCCAAGAAAGTTGGAGCGGCTTCCAAGATCGTTACTTCGGCACCTACGCGCTTCCATACCGAGCCCATCTCCAAGCCAATCACGCCGGAACCGATCACGCCTAATTTGGCCGGAACAGCTGTCAGATTCAACGCGCCTTCATTATCCAACACGTTAACATTGTCGATTTCCACTTGAGGCAGAGGACGGGGTACGGAGCCTGTAGCCACAATTACATGCTTGGCTTCTACAACGGATTTCTCGCCATTGTTGTCCACTTCAATTTGATAAAGGTCACCGTTTTTACCTTTGAAAGAACCTTTACCAAACAAACTTTCCACTTTGTTTTTTTGGAACAGAAATTTAATACCGCCTGTCAATTTAGTAACAATCGCGTCTTTACGCTCAATCATTTTAGCCGCATCAAACTTCACATCGCCGACAGTAATACCGTGTTCGGCAAAATCATGTTGTGCTGCATGAAAATGCTCCGAAGATTGCAACAGTGCTTTTGAAGGGATACAACCCACATTTAAGCAGGTTCCGCCCAAAGCAGGTGCATCACCGGCCTTATTTACGCCAGCATCGATACAGGCAGTTTTAAAACCCAATTGAGCCGAACGAATAGCAGCAATGTAACCGCCGGGACCGGCTCCGATGACTACTACGTCAAACTGAGACATTTTTAATCCTTTGCGTTTTTTTTTAAATATGAGGCCGTCTGAGCATATAGACCTTTCAGACGGCCTGTTCATAGAGTAATAAATATTTCAGACGGCCATCTTAAAAAGAGAGGCCGTCTGAAATTGTGGATTACAAATCCAACAACAAGCGTGCTGGATCTTCCAACGCGTCTTTAATGGCAACCAAAGTCAATACGGCTTCGCGACCGTCAATGATGCGGTGGTCGTAAGACAAAGCCAGATACATCATCGGACGCACTACAACTTGACCGTTTTCAACCACTGCACGTTCTTTAGTGGCGTGCATACCCAAAATCGCAGATTGGGGCGGATTAATAATCGGAGTAGACATCATTGAACCGAAAGTACCGCCATTAGTAATGCTGAAAGTACCGCCGGTCAAATCTTCCAAAGCAATCTTACCGTCTTTGGCTTTTACCGCATAATCAACAATGGCTTTTTCAATGTCGGCAATGCTCATTTGATCCGCATCACGCAAAATTGGTACAACCAAACCTCGCGGGCTGCCGATTGCGATACCGATATCGAAGTAACCATGGTAAACAATATCGTTGCCGTCAACAGAGGCATTCAATACCGGATATTTCTTCAAAGCAGCAACAGCAGCTTTAACGAAGAAAGACATAAAGCCCAATTTAACGCCATGCTCTTTTTCAAATTTGTCTTTGTATTTGGCACGCAGATCCATAACCGGTTTCATGTTTACTTCGTTAAACGTGGTCAAAATCGCATTTTCTTGTTGGGAAGCCAACAGACGCTCCGCAACACGCGCACGCAGACGGCTCATCGGAACACGCTGCTCAGGACGGGCGCCTGCTGGAACGGAAACGGCAGGTGCAGCAGCTTTAGGTGTAGCGGCAGCATTTTGAACATCTTCTTTCAATACACGTCCATCACGCCCTGAACCTTGAACACCGGCAATATCTACGCCTTTTTCAGCAGCCAATTTGGCAGCAGCAGGCATAGCTACTCCGGCTTGAGCATTAGATGCTGCAGGAGCTGCAGCAGGAGCTTCAGTCGGTTTGGCTTCAGCGGCAGGTGCTGAAGCTTCTGCTTTAGCTTCGGTATCAATCTTGGCCAACAGTTGTTCAGCCACTACGGTTTCGCCGTCTTGTGCAATAATTTCAACCAATACACCTGCTTGCGGTGAAGGAACTTCCAAAACCACTTTGTCGGTTTCTACATCAATCAGAATTTCATCGCGCTCAACATATTCGCCGACTTTTTTATGCCAGCTCATCAATGTGCCTTCTGAAACGCTTTCAGATAAAACAGGTACTTTTACTTCAACAATCATTTTATTCTCCAGTGGTGGTAAGGCCATCTGAAAATTTATATTTTCAGACGGCATCATACTAATTAGTTCAAATTCATTGCATCTTCAACCAACTGCTTCAACTGAGCCACATGTTTGCTCATGTAGCCTACGGCAGGAGAAGCACTTGCAGGACGACCTGCATAGCTCAGTTTTTGCTGTTCACCCAAGATTTTCTCAATGCGGTGACGCAATTGGTGGAATGCACCTTGGTTGCGCGGTTCTTCCTGTGCCCAAACGATATCGTTAGCATTCGGATATTTCTGCAACTCTGCTTGAACTTCGGCATATGGGAAAGGATACAGCTGTTCAACACGTACAATTGCGATTTCTTCAGTCAAATTACGTTCAGCACGACCGGCAACCAGATCATAATAAACTTGACCTGCACACAGAATAACGCGTTTCACTTTGCTGTTGTCACGCTCTGCATCATCACTGATAACCGAACGGAAAGTTGAGCCTTCGGTAAAGTCTTTCAAATCACTCATAGAGTCTTTGAAACGCAGTAAACGTTTAGACATAAAGATAACCAACGGCTTACGGTATGAGCGCAAGGCTTGACGGCGCAGAATATGGAACATTTGCGAAGCTTCAGACGGCATCACAATCTGCATATTCTCTTCCGAACATAACTGCAACCAACGCTCCAAACGCGCCGAAGAGTGTTCAGGGCCTTGGCCATCATAACCATGCGGTAAGATAGTAGTTAAACCGCACAGGCGTCCCCATTTGGTTTCACCGGAAGAAATAAATTGGTCAATCACCACTTGGGCACCATTGGCAAAGTCACCGAATTGAGCTTCCCAAATCGTCAATTTATCCGGAGCTGAGCAAGCAAAGCCGTATTCGTAAGCCATCACAGCTTCTTCATTCAAGATAGAATCGATAACGATAAATGGAGCTTGGCCTTCAGACATATGGCGCAACGGAATATAAGCACCGTCATCATTTTTCTCACGTTTTTGATCGTGCAATACCGCATGGCGGTGTGAG
Above is a genomic segment from Neisseria weaveri containing:
- a CDS encoding acetyl-CoA hydrolase/transferase family protein, with the translated sequence MTANVAERVQHEGLRAKIMPAEQAAEFIRHGMNVGISGFTGAGYPKAVPAALAQLMEAAHARGEDFTIGMLTGASTADDCDGVLARANGIAFRTPFQSDPTLRNQINAGAVDYVDVHLSHLEQQVRFGFYGKMDVAVIEVTGILSDGRVIPSMGVGTNNQWLKSADKIILEVNSRQNILLEGMHDIHPDIGVPPHRKPIALTAPDERIGSPYFDVDLSKVVAVVVTDLPDRNTKFAEPDDNSKRIAAQIIDFFSHEVKMGRLPSNLLPLQSGVGNVANAVLAGLQDGPFDNLTGYTEVLQDGMLDLILSGKMLSASATALSFSPDALDRFNNNIEKLRSKIILRPQEVTNHPEVSRRLGVIAMNAMIECDIYGNVNSTHVMGTKMMNGIGGSGDFARNAFLSFFVTPSVAKGGAISCIVPMVSHHDHTEHDVMVLVTEQGLADLRGKSPRQRAKLIIENCAHPDYRDMLKDYYARAEKAGGLHTPHLLNEALSWHQRFVETGDMRVK
- the odhB gene encoding 2-oxoglutarate dehydrogenase complex dihydrolipoyllysine-residue succinyltransferase, translating into MIVEVKVPVLSESVSEGTLMSWHKKVGEYVERDEILIDVETDKVVLEVPSPQAGVLVEIIAQDGETVVAEQLLAKIDTEAKAEASAPAAEAKPTEAPAAAPAASNAQAGVAMPAAAKLAAEKGVDIAGVQGSGRDGRVLKEDVQNAAATPKAAAPAVSVPAGARPEQRVPMSRLRARVAERLLASQQENAILTTFNEVNMKPVMDLRAKYKDKFEKEHGVKLGFMSFFVKAAVAALKKYPVLNASVDGNDIVYHGYFDIGIAIGSPRGLVVPILRDADQMSIADIEKAIVDYAVKAKDGKIALEDLTGGTFSITNGGTFGSMMSTPIINPPQSAILGMHATKERAVVENGQVVVRPMMYLALSYDHRIIDGREAVLTLVAIKDALEDPARLLLDL
- the lpdA gene encoding dihydrolipoyl dehydrogenase, yielding MSQFDVVVIGAGPGGYIAAIRSAQLGFKTACIDAGVNKAGDAPALGGTCLNVGCIPSKALLQSSEHFHAAQHDFAEHGITVGDVKFDAAKMIERKDAIVTKLTGGIKFLFQKNKVESLFGKGSFKGKNGDLYQIEVDNNGEKSVVEAKHVIVATGSVPRPLPQVEIDNVNVLDNEGALNLTAVPAKLGVIGSGVIGLEMGSVWKRVGAEVTILEAAPTFLAAADQQIAKEAFKVFTKEQGLEIELGVKIGDIVKGDNNVTVNYETAKGEAKTEIFDKLIVSIGRVPNTNGLNVEAVGLEKDERGFIKVDGECRTNLPNVWAIGDVVRGPMLAHKASDEGVAVAERIAGQKPHLDFNTIPFVIYTDPEIAWVGKTEEQLKAEGVEYKKGTSGFAANGRALGLGKAKGTVKVLACAKTDRVLGVHMIGPMVSELVAEGVMSMEFSASSEDIARIVHAHPTLSEVLHEASLAVDKRALHG